The Pasteuria penetrans genome segment AGAAACGTGAATGTAATGGACCTATCGTGGTCGTTTTCGGATCCGAAAACGAGATGTTTGGCTTCAAATTAGAGATTGCAAAGAATGAAAAAGGTAAAATAGAAATAAAGGCCGAAGACGGAGTAGAAGTTTCTAAAAACAATGGCATAGTCACCGTACCCAAAATTATATCCCTGTCCGCTCCCCCCATAGGTACCGTAGGGGGTGGAAAATCAGGTGCCACCAGTAAAGAAAATGCTTCTGACCTAACAGGGGGTAACAAGGACGGTAAGGATAAAGAGGACGACAAGGATAGTGGCAAGGATAACGGTGAAGGCAAAGGTAAGAAACTTCCAAAAACCAGCACTGGCATAGCAACTACCATCTCGTTGGCTGTGGGTGCCACGGCCATTGGTGCAATCGCCCTTTACTGTGTATTCCGTAACCGAAAAACGGCGAGCAGGAGATAGCATTCCCCCATCGGTAGGTGCGGTATCCGTTGGGCCCTTGTTCCCATAGAGCAACAAAGCGACCTGTTCCTCCCGGGGAAGGTCGCTTTCTTCATTCCTATAACTACTGATCGGACCCTTCGTTGGATCCGCAAAATCCGTAAGGGGTGTGTTCGGCATATCTCTATGGATAAGGGAATAATGTGGGCGCTACCCTTCCCCCTAGGGATCACAAGTCCCCTATTTTCTAGATTTTACAGCGCGAAGTAGGGTATGACTCGTTTCCGATTACGGAAAAAAGGGAAATGAAAATTGTCATACACTATGATGAAAAATCGGATAGAATAAAAAATGGGCAAAAGGAAACAGAAGATGTAACAGCCATTCTAAGAGCATCCTTAGCAAGCAAGCCCCAGCAAAACAGCAACTCCAGCAGCAAGGGGCTAGGGGGGGATGAAAAGAATAATGGGCGTGTTGAGGGTAAGGACGAAAATGCGCCGGGGATGGAGAAGAAAGAATAACTAGTACCAGCCTCCACACCGCTAGCGGCGGGTACAACGAACGAACACAGTAGCAAGGTCAGGATGTGGTGGGGAGGACGAACAAGATCTAGATAGCAACCCAACCAAACCGTATCCATTATGTAAGAGGGTCCTAAAAGGCTATTGAAAAACCCATGTCGTATTCATCGTATGGTAGGAAGTGACGAGAAAAAATATGAAAGAACAAAAATTATATTCGTTGACGAGCACTGGGTACAGGGAAGATCAATGAAAAGGAGGATAAGGTCTTCTCCCTTGAATACAATAGTGGCTATGGTACAAAAATAACCTTCCCGGTCCATACTTATATAAAAAATAATTTTATTTTTATAAATAGTGAAAAAGGATATGGTTGGGGTAGTAACTACTTCCTTTACCATTATTTGCTACCAACACAAAAGAACTGTTCTATGATTGTGCTGCGCATCGTTTTTCAGGATAGATTGCAATAATGCTACTCCTGGTATACGATAGAGGCGTGGTGCGTTGGGCAATTTTGTTCGCACCATACAGGATTCGTGTCATCCCCATGATCCCTGAAAACAAGGGGAGATTTCCCCAATTTACCCCTTGGCTGATTTTCTGGATCCTCAAATCAAGGAACACCTCCGTATCCACTCCAATAGACCCGGTTTGATCCTCCCTCCCCGGGAAGGTTAACTGCAGCATAATAGGTGTGGGATCCGCCACATGGAGAATAGACAGAATGTTTGTTCCGTTCTTAAAATGATATTATGGGTACAGAAAAGAATAATAGATTAAGAATATATTTTTATATTTTTAAAACAGGTCATTTTTTTCACTACAACCCACCATGATGTAAATATTCTCATATATACTTTTTATACATAATATTTATAAATATAAACATTACATAATAAATTTTGCAGGTTCGTAACAAGATATTCAAAATGATTTTTAATCCTACTCCCTACGATGGAATCCCCCTTAATATGCTTGGCTATACCAGATACACCTACAAGGCGAAAAACCCGAAAAGAAAAGAATTTTAGGAAAATGTGCAATCACAGCAAATAGAGATAAAACTTCATTCAAAACTCTGCCCCGCTTACTAAAGGAAAGAGAGGTGAGAGCTCTTAATGCATCATAATAAGAAAAAATTAGGCCTGTTGGCACTAACACTAACAACCACCCTTGGGATAGGAGCGCCAAGCTTGATGATAGGTGCAGATTTCGCCATTGGATCCGCTTCAGATGGTGAATGGATCATTGGAGTCGCTTCAGATGATGACATGATGAACCAAATGATAAAAAAAGAAGAAGATCCAATGATGAAAGAGAAGCAAAAGAAGTAATCAGGCAGTTAGTGAAAGAAGAGTTTGCTTACCAAGGGACCAATCTGAAGAGTTCAAACGGTAAACAAGAAAAACCAAATGATTTTTAATCCTACTCCCTACGATGGAACCCCCCTTATATGCTTGGTTGTCCCAGACGTACCCACAAGGTGAAAACCCCGGAAAGAAAAGAGTTTTAGGAAAATGTGCAATCACAGCAAATAGAGATGAAACTCCATTCAAAACTCTGCCCCAATTAGTAAAAGAAAGAGAGATGAGAGCTCTTAATGCATCATAAGAAGAAAAAATTAGGCCTGTTGGCACTAACAACCACCCTTGGGATAGGAACACCAAGCTTGGTGACAAGTGCGGATTTCACCATTGGAGTCGCTTCAGATGATGACATGATGAATCAAATGATAGAAAAAGAAGAAGATCCAATGATGAAAAAAGCAGAGGAACTGATCAGAAATTTGATAAGAAAAGAGCCTGCTCTGAAGGGCCCGCGAGGCGAACGAGGGGAACCGGGTGAACGGGGTCTACAAGGCGAACGGGGAGAACCAGGTGAACGGGGTCTACAAGGCGAACGGGGAGAACCAGGCAAACGAGGCCTACAAGGCGAACGAGGCCTACAAGGCGAACGGGGTCTACAAGGCGAACGGGGTCTACGAGGCGAACGAGGCCTACAAGGCGAACGAGGCCTACAAGGCGAACGAGGCCTACAAGGCGAACGAGGCCTACAAGGCGAACGGGATCTACGAGGCGAACGGGATCTACGAGGCGAACGGGATCTACGAGGCGAACGAGGCCTACAAGACGAACGAGGCCTACAAGGTCCAAAGGATGAAAAAGGTGACAAGGGCCTAGATGGCAACCGACCAGACAATATACCCATTACGGGGGAACACTCCAGAGGGTCTTTGAAAAATATTGGTGTAGAAAAAAACAACATGAAAAAATATGAAAAACTCATAAAAGACCTCAAAGCATTGACAAGCCTTGAGTACAAGGGAATCGATGAAAGGGGGGGTAGGGTCCTTTTCCAATACAACGATGCAAAAGTTACCCTCCCATTCACCAAGGATAGAAATGTCAAAATCATCAGTGTAGGAACCAGAGAAGAAGCAGCGAAAATATGCATGCTAGAGGGGTATCAAACCGGGCAATACACGCTCATGAACATAGGAGGTTCTCTCCAGCTGGTACAATACTTCCCAGGACCTTATGGATCCCTGGGTCAGGTGGTAACTGTTTCGCCTAGCACCACCAGTGTGGCATCTACAGTAGTATCTAGCACATCTACGGTAACAGTGCCTAGTACACCTACACCTGCAACATCCACGTCGTTGGGACGAGTGGTTGAACCCAAAGCAGGTGGAAAGCAACCACTCTTCGTTGAAAATACCCCCCGAACAACCGATGAGAAAGAAAAAGGGGGCTACGGGAATCCAGGGGTAGAAGGAAACAGCAAAAAACCCACCGTAGGAGGCAATAAATTAGGTCGTGAACACGAGAGGGCAAGAAGGCAGCCAGAAAGCAAAAAGGGAGACATGGTACCATCGACAGCTACCAACATACCGACGGCTATCACACTCTCTGCGATTGCTGCAATGACAGCCGCAGCTGCCCTGTTCTTTGTCTATTATCCTCGCAAAAGCATAATCAAAGACAAAAACAACGGATGAAACCAAGTACCCCGCGATAATCAAAACAAGAAAGCGGTTCCATCCCTGTGGTGGGCCGCTTTCTTATTTCCAACCCATGAAAACTATCCCTGATCAAGGGCAGGAATAAGGATAGTACATAAGGGGGGAAAATTCACTTCTGTCCTTGGTGGCAGACATCAACAATAGATCACACCGTTCCAACCACTCCAACCACATTCCGGGAACGGTAGCATCGTATTGTAAAAATAGGAAAAACAATAATTTTCAACTCATCGGAATTTCCTAAATTAAAGAAGATCAAAGAGTTATACTGTCAGAGACAAATTCGGAATGATAAGAACTTCCACAGGGGAACGATAGAGGTAGCAATTGGGGGCGTACAACAGTAAACAAAAAAATACCACTGATGATGAACCCAATGAACATCGATTTCATATTTGATACCAGGAAAGTATCCTTCCAGTTTTTATATCTATAAGTATTACTACACAATATCAACATCAATAAACAAAACATTGGGTAGTAACACTTATAGACGTAAATGGAGGGCCGTTCGCCCTCCTATCCATGGAATAGCCCCGATTTCTTATATGGTAGAGTAACTAGTTCCGCCCACTGTTTTTGATTATGCTCTTACGACGGCGAACAAAAAACAGGGCAACAAGGGCTAGGACTGCGGCCGTTGCGGAAAGTGCAATTACTGTCGGTATGCCGGTAGCTGTCGACGGTACCGTGTCCCCCTTTTCGCTATTGTGGTTTCCCGCCACTTCGCGCCCATGACTGGGACCTGGTCGACCGCTTCCTACGGAGGGATTCTTATGGCTTCCCTCCACCTCGGGACCCCTACGATCCCCTTTTCCTTTTTCATCGGGTATTTGAGGACTATTTTCAACAGATTTACGTTTTTCACCCGCTTTTGGCTCAGAAACCCGTTCGGACGAAATGGGCGTTGTAGATGTGGGTGTACTAGATACTACTGCAGATGTGTTGGATACTACCGCGGGTGCTACGCTAGCAGTGCTGATCGGTGAAACGGTTACTATCTGACCTAAGGTCCCATAAGTCCCTGGAAGGTATTGTACCAGCTGGAGAGACCCACCTATATTCATGAGTGTGTATTGTCCGGCTCGGCACCCTTCCAGCATGCATACCCTCGCCGCTTCTTCTTTAGTACCCGCGCTGATAACTCTGACGTTTCCATCCTTAGTAGACTGGAGGGTAAATTTTTCATTGTTGTATTCGAAAAGAACAATACCTTCCTTTTCATCGATCCCTTTATATTTGAAGCCTGTCGACGCCTCGAAGTTTCTTATAAGTTCCTCATACTTTTCCTTATCATTCTTTGCCATACCAATATTTCTCAGGAACTCTTTGAAGTATCCCTCCATAACGGGTACACTACCTGGTTGGTTGCCATCTTGACCCTTTTCACCTTGTGGACCTACTGGACCCTGATCACCCTTTGGACCTACTGGACCTTGATCACCCTTTGGACCCTCTGGACCTGGTTTACCATCTTTACCATCTTGACCCTTTTCACCTTGTGGACCTACTGGACCTTGATCACCCTTTGGACCCTCTGGACCTGGTTTACCATCTTTACCATCTTGACCCTTTTCACCTTGTGGACCTACTGGACCTTGATCACCCTTTGGACCCTCTGGACCTGGTTTACCATCTTTACCATCTTGACCCTTTTCACCTTGTGGACCTACTGGACCTTGATCACCCTTTAGACCTGGTTTACCCTCTTTACCCTCTTTACCCTCTTTACCATCTTTACCATCTTTACCATCTTTACCATCTTTACCATCTTGACCCTTTTCCCCTGCTGGACCTTGTGGACCCACTGGACCTTGTGGACCCCGTTCGCCTTGTATACCTTGTGGACCTTGTGAACCCTCTGGACCTCGCAATAAATCCTGCAGTTGTCCTAATTCAACCACACGATTACTAACTTGTATTGCTATTCTATTGATATCATCTTGGGACATATTATCTAGGGGCAATGTAGCATTTGCCTGGGTTGGTATTGATATTCCAAGGGCAGTTACCATTGTTAGTGCCCACAGGCCTTTTTTCTTATTATAATTCATAATAACCTTCATCCCTTTTTCATTGTAATTAAAAAAAGTCTTCGAATAGGGTGTCATTCGTACTTAATTGTGATTACACATTTTCTTTAAACCCTTTTCTTTAAGAGAACCTTGTCCTGTTGAGTATGTTCAAGGTAAGTAGATATATTGTTCTGGGGACGGAACAAATCCCTCGTCTACGTTACGGGTTCCATCCACGTCAAAGTTGATTTTCCCAGAACAGGCCAAGCCAAATTCTATTTGAAGAGGTACAAAAAAACAACGAAGAGGTACAAAAAAACAACAAGGAAGGGAGATTGGGAATCTCTTTTTGTTCTTAATAGAAATCGTGGGGATAACACGAATCCTAAGCAGTGCCAACAGGATTGTCCAGCGCACCACGCCTCCCATCATATACCAAAAGTGACATCCATTGCAATCTACCCTGGGAATCATATACATGGCGCTACAGTAAGGGACACGGACTTTTCAGTAATACGAGAAGTCAATGGACAGGTCGCCTATCTTCATCGAATTTCTAGCTATCCATGACTCTTCCTTTTGGATATTGATTTTTCCTGATAATGTTGTATCACGGGTGTGGATGCTCATGTTTTCCCTCCTCTGAGTTTATTGTCTGTTGGTGATCAATATTCTACCAGGGGTAGGTGTGTCAAGAAGTCGTTCAAGAGATGAAGGTTGCTCGGCCCTTCGTAACCGGCTGATAGGTAGCAGGTTGCAAACCGCCTGGTGCTGCTGGGGTAAAGTGCCCTGGTTGTGAGCGATCTAGGAAAAGGCAGGGCATGATCCTGTCAGGTGGGAATCGGGGAGATCAGCGAAAGCGAACCGTTCGAAGACGCATCGAAAGGTATAGTCCATGTCAAAACCGAGGCGGCTACCTAACATCGGGATGAACCGTGGGGGATGACCTATCTACTGCCCCGGTGGCATGCGATGTACAGGCGGGATGAACCCGATTTAGGCTCTTGATTGGAACTTAAGAGATCGTCGTACGGCGTCTGGCTGTCGCCAGATGGAAAGACCGAGGATAAAACTGGGGTTCCGTACACGAAGTCGGATCAGCTCATAGTAGCGAGGAAGCTTCTGTAATGGAAGTGGAACGAAGGGGCTGACCATCCTGCGGAGGACAGTTAGATGAGAACTTTAGTGGGAGATCCATTGAGGGAGATCAAACGACAACTTTAGTGGGAGATCCACTAGAGGAGATCACTGGAACCTCGGAGCAACATCCCTATAATCGAAGTATGACCTAAAGGGTCTCTGAAGATTGGGATGGGATGAGAAGAGCTTAGGGACCACAGACTACCGGGTCAACCCCCTATTTTCAACCCACCACGGCAAAATAGCCCTACCATCCGTCTTGTGCGACACAAAGCAAGCCGATGCCCCGTTTTCTTCGTAATGATTCCCGAATTTATAAACCATTTTTATGATATTGCTCCATATAACCCCTGACTCTGGCTCCATTCGTTCTCATCAGGTCCGGTTTTCTGAAAGTAATCCAAAGTAGGAAATTGCCCCCCGAAACCGTAGGCAAAATGTAATTTATAGTGCATTCCGAGCCAACTTTTCGATACACCCAAAACCGAAAAAAGCGATCCAAAGGGTAGGTGCTAGGTAAGCCCGGGGGGGGCCTTCACCTGGGATGCCCTAACGGACATCCCTCGGCCCCGATGGGAAAAGCAGCCTATTTCGGAACGAAACGGACTTGTATTTATGGATTATCATTCAACCACTAATTTTTGATCGAAACCAATGACCCTATTTATTACCTGTTGTAAAAAACAAATCATAAATAATAAAACAAATCTCATTAACATTTATTACCTAAAATTAAGTAGATAAATTATAAAAAATAGATGAAATTGGCCTGAAATCGGGATTTTTAAACGCAATTAAAGACACCGTATACTAACATTATAAAATATAATAAAAAATGCATTATTATATTTATCAAAATTCGATCTTATTAGGGTAGATTATGCAATTGGAGTGAGAAATTTATATAACCTTAACAGCCCTGATTAGACCCTGGTTTCGGGGGTCCTTTATGATTTTCCTGTATTCTTGTGGTGTCAAATACCCCAAGCTTCCATGACAGTACTCCTCGTTGTAATGCCTTACGAACGCAACATGTTCCTTATGGAATTCCTCAAAATTGCGAAACTCAAACCTATCATAGAGATCACTTTTTACAATACTATGGTAGGATTCAATATGCGCATTATGGTTGGGTGATTTATTAGGTATTCGTTCATGATGGATTTCTTCCGCCCCAACGAAACCATAGAATTCATGACTAATGAATTGGGAACCATTATCTGTTCGTATTACAGGCTTGTTCTCCCCTTTTCCAACATATTTGTTTAGAGCCATCTGAACCCCTTTCACTACATTCCTTGATTTACAGGACAGATAGCTATCAGAGAAGACAATACTTCTGTCAAAAACATCTATGATGTTAAAAACTTGAACCATGGTATGATCCGCAAGTCGTTTATACTGAATATCCATCTCCCAAAGTTGGTTGGAAGCCGTTATTTTCCGTTCATAAGCTCTGTTGGCTGGTAGGGAGGATCAACGCTTTTTTCCCCGGTAGCGAAGGATTCCTGACTCCTTACAGAGTCGATGCATTTTCTTGTGATTGACAATTATACCCTCTTTTTTCCTAAGTTTGTATGCGGTTTTTCGATAACCACAAGCATCAAATTTATTTTCCGTTATTTGTGCTAACACAATATCCATGATTTTTTCATCACTTATCTTTCTCCCCTGCTTATCCAGGGCATATCCTGGAAATTTCCCCCTTTCTTTTATCTTCCTAGAATGCATTATGCTAACCACTTCCTTCCCATTATCCTGCGGAGTGGCGGCTCCCTGATTCCTCCTCTGTCTCCAGTAAACAGACTTCGACACGCAAACAATGTCTAGGGTTTCATTCTGTGAATACCCTTTCTCCATCCAGCACTCTGCCACCTCAATCCGATTCTGGGGGCAGAGATTCTGCTTTTTTACAAGGTCCTCCAGAATATTGATTCTGAGCTGATCCTCCTCCTTTTGTTTCTTCAACTGTTTCTTTAGCTGGTAGATCTGTTCCCTTAATTCGAGAACGGTTTTATGAGAAACATCCTGTTCACTCAGGGACACCTTCTTTGCATCATTCTCAGTTCTTTCCCAGAGATCCCCCTTCACCCCGTACTGCTTCACCCAACTCCTGACCGTCCTGGGGATGAGTCCGTGTTTACGGGCAATCTCGGACACGTTACCGTTATGTAAAGCTTCTCTAACTATTTTCTTCTTTAATTCCATGTTATAGCTATTTTTCTTCATTTTCCCCCCATCCTTTCCTTCAACCGACTGATTTCCAATTCTTTACTACCTAAGAGTCTCTTTAAATCATCAATCTCCTTCTGCAGAGACCGAGGGGATGGCGAATCCATCTGGCGGTGACCTCTCGGCGAAGAAAACGAACCAACCAACACGCCCTCTCTTTCCTCTTTAACCCACCTGTTGATTGTACTGATAGCAACGTCGCATTGTCTGGACACTTGGGCAATATGTTGTCCACTTTTGACCTGATCAACCGCCTTTTGCTTGAATTCTAACGAGAACTTTTTTCGAGCTGCTTTCATGTTTACCCCCATGGGGAACATGCTCCCGTTATGCCGCTCCAGGTCTATTATACCAGGGGGCCTAATAGTACCCGCTCTTGAATCTTACAGCGGAAAGTGGGATATGACCGTTTCTTTGGTGTGCGCAAAAGAGACGAGATAGGAACCGGTTCCTATGATCCCACGGTGATTTCGGTAGTTCAACAAAAAATAACCGATCGTACGAAATTTTCAGGTGCAATCCCCCAGAAAGGGGTACCTTTCCACCCCAAAGCACTTACGCTGGAAATACTCAAACAGACTGTTTCTATGCTCATTAACAATATAAACATTTTTCAAACACATCATTTAATATACAAAAATATTCTAATAAATTCGATATCTTTTTTTCGCGGTAGCACCCCTACTTATAAATAAACATTATTTTTAGATCCCGTATCCTATTCCTGCCCATTAGACAAAAAAGATCCCGATATAATAGCCACACCATAGTGAGGACACGAATGGAAAAACATAATTTTTTATACACAATACACCTTCTCCTCCCAACTCTAGAAAACCACCATAACGAACCCCCTATCCTAACATCTATTCATCAATAATTTCGTCTTTAAATTATGTATTCTATAACATAATCAGGGAAATAGGGGATAACATAGTTGGAGATGATCACCGTTAACATACTGGATGGAGAAATATCGAAGATTAGGCCCTCCCCCCCTACTGTTGAAACCTAGAGAACCAAAAGAGGCAAAAATTTTTTCTTTAGCATCATACAATTTCTCATTAAAAAGGTTCCCGATGTCGATCACATCTCATGATATAACATTATCCCCGCCCTGGAAATTACCCCTCACCCACGGTAACGCGAGAACCATGCCATGTAGAAGGCTAACGAATCCTAGGAAGGGGGAGGCGAAATTCATACCCGTACCCTTGAACGACAATCTTTATCGTTCGGGGAACGTACCCCTTCCTCCCCTCCCACACCATCACCACAACTTTTTTCCTGCCACAACCCCATCACCAGCATGGGGTGATTTCAGAGACCTGCTAGGAGAACAAATCTGGCGAATGTAATGACGGGAAAAGGTTAAGCCCCCAATGCAAAGAACCGCCAGTACATAAACCAAAACACGCGCCCAATCGTAATCATAAACCGAAGCATGAAGAAAAAAAATGGTCAATAAACACAACACACCCCATCCGGCACTCACCGGCCAAGAAAAGAGGGGTACCCAAATATTGCGCCTATGGGATGTCTGCACACGCACATAGTGAAACAAGGTTACAATAACCACCGCCGCCACTAGCCAGGCACCTAGCAAACTCAACCACAGGAACCGCATATAAGCAAGGTAACGACAAAGGGAACCCAGGGTAATAGACAAAAATAGAACCAGTCCACTGAGAATGATCAACCAACGCACATTGGGCTGTTCCGGAGCGGCTAACCACCGACCAGGGAGAAGAAAAGCCCCCCCCACAAGCCAAACGAACACGGGTATACAGGGCTCCACTCCTCCCCAGGCCCCATCGACCATCCGGGCCAGTACCCAAGCCAGCAACCAACTGGTCATAACCGCCCAAACAGCCCGTCCACCGCCGACCTTTTTCCTCTCCCGCACACTATCGACCCCCGTAATCGGTATTACCACGATCATCATTCCCCGAATTCAAATCCTCCTTTAAGGGGGAAACCGGTGAAGCCTGCTGCTTCTTTTTCAGCCAAAGTTTCAACTCCGCACGGGCCGTACGCAATCCCCTTCGACAAACCATCTCCCAATCCGATGATACCAGTTCCTGCAACAACTCCTGCCGACGCCGCGTGTTGGGTTCATTGGCCTGTAAATAGGCACGCGCCTCACGCAATAATCGAACAAGAATCGCATAGGAGGGTCCGTAACGGGCGGATATCTCCGCGCGTAACCGACGAACCAATGCAGGACTAACCCCACCCGTGGAAATCCAAAAGCGCAGATCACCACGTTGAATACAAACAGGCATCTGCACAT includes the following:
- a CDS encoding collagen-like protein codes for the protein MNYNKKKGLWALTMVTALGISIPTQANATLPLDNMSQDDINRIAIQVSNRVVELGQLQDLLRGPEGSQGPQGIQGERGPQGPVGPQGPAGEKGQDGKDGKDGKDGKDGKEGKEGKEGKPGLKGDQGPVGPQGEKGQDGKDGKPGPEGPKGDQGPVGPQGEKGQDGKDGKPGPEGPKGDQGPVGPQGEKGQDGKDGKPGPEGPKGDQGPVGPKGDQGPVGPQGEKGQDGNQPGSVPVMEGYFKEFLRNIGMAKNDKEKYEELIRNFEASTGFKYKGIDEKEGIVLFEYNNEKFTLQSTKDGNVRVISAGTKEEAARVCMLEGCRAGQYTLMNIGGSLQLVQYLPGTYGTLGQIVTVSPISTASVAPAVVSNTSAVVSSTPTSTTPISSERVSEPKAGEKRKSVENSPQIPDEKGKGDRRGPEVEGSHKNPSVGSGRPGPSHGREVAGNHNSEKGDTVPSTATGIPTVIALSATAAVLALVALFFVRRRKSIIKNSGRN
- a CDS encoding integrase core domain-containing protein produces the protein MTASNQLWEMDIQYKRLADHTMVQVFNIIDVFDRSIVFSDSYLSCKSRNVVKGVQMALNKYVGKGENKPVIRTDNGSQFISHEFYGFVGAEEIHHERIPNKSPNHNAHIESYHSIVKSDLYDRFEFRNFEEFHKEHVAFVRHYNEEYCHGSLGYLTPQEYRKIIKDPRNQGLIRAVKVI
- a CDS encoding helix-turn-helix domain-containing protein, whose amino-acid sequence is MKKNSYNMELKKKIVREALHNGNVSEIARKHGLIPRTVRSWVKQYGVKGDLWERTENDAKKVSLSEQDVSHKTVLELREQIYQLKKQLKKQKEEDQLRINILEDLVKKQNLCPQNRIEVAECWMEKGYSQNETLDIVCVSKSVYWRQRRNQGAATPQDNGKEVVSIMHSRKIKERGKFPGYALDKQGRKISDEKIMDIVLAQITENKFDACGYRKTAYKLRKKEGIIVNHKKMHRLCKESGILRYRGKKR
- a CDS encoding transposase — encoded protein: MKAARKKFSLEFKQKAVDQVKSGQHIAQVSRQCDVAISTINRWVKEEREGVLVGSFSSPRGHRQMDSPSPRSLQKEIDDLKRLLGSKELEISRLKERMGGK
- a CDS encoding precorrin-2 dehydrogenase/sirohydrochlorin ferrochelatase family protein: MEWYGLMVDLSGRRCVVVGSGAAVERRAEGLLAAGAIVEIISPVELSSSLRVDLDGTNLIWQQREYRYGDLTNAWLVIAASSDSLVNDTVQREAKACGILVYAMDRPGRGNVQMPVCIQRGDLRFWISTGGVSPALVRRLRAEISARYGPSYAILVRLLREARAYLQANEPNTRRRQELLQELVSSDWEMVCRRGLRTARAELKLWLKKKQQASPVSPLKEDLNSGNDDRGNTDYGGR